In Arcobacter ellisii, a genomic segment contains:
- a CDS encoding cobyric acid synthase — protein MNKKLHNISIFGTSSDAGKSTITFVIAKILQDLGVSVAPFKAQNVSNNSHVCDDGSEIAIAQYFQAEVLGVKTSYHLNPVLLKSGRGSSASLIVEGKVVTNKDVREYYRDLDLLKPAVKRCFDYLDAKYDCVVCEGAGSPVELNLMDKDLSNIFIATEYNTKIILVADIEKGGVFASIWGVYNLLPEKLRKNVIGVIVNKFRGDLTLFDEGIRIIEEEFKIPVLGVLPYLPFNLGFEDSASLKNFVQQPRNKKLDIAVIAYPYMSNYNDFEPLIADDEVFVEFVSSNISLEKFDLVILPGSKLVIKDLKWLKESGLFEQIKNYEKDICAICGGYEMMFENLEDKYSLENEEAIKEEGFALIDDVITFEKEKILEKKTYDLFGEKIEGFEIHHGMCQNYPLSFEKQNFKGTFVHQIFDNNEFRTKYFKSIKADYIGFDFQEYKKQTVDNFISTLKAKLDVEHLIKSIS, from the coding sequence ATGAATAAAAAACTTCATAATATCTCAATCTTCGGCACAAGTAGTGATGCTGGAAAATCCACAATAACTTTTGTAATAGCAAAAATACTTCAAGATTTAGGTGTCAGCGTTGCACCATTTAAAGCTCAAAATGTATCAAATAACTCTCATGTTTGTGATGATGGAAGTGAGATTGCTATTGCTCAATATTTTCAAGCTGAGGTTTTAGGTGTAAAAACTTCATATCATCTAAATCCAGTTTTATTAAAATCTGGTCGTGGAAGTTCTGCTTCACTTATAGTTGAAGGAAAAGTTGTAACCAATAAAGATGTTAGGGAATATTATAGGGATTTAGATTTACTAAAGCCAGCTGTAAAGCGATGTTTTGATTATTTGGATGCAAAATATGATTGTGTTGTTTGTGAGGGTGCTGGAAGTCCCGTAGAGTTAAATCTTATGGATAAGGATTTATCTAATATTTTTATAGCTACAGAATATAACACAAAAATCATTTTAGTGGCAGACATAGAAAAAGGTGGAGTTTTTGCTTCTATTTGGGGAGTTTATAATCTTTTACCAGAAAAGTTACGAAAAAATGTAATAGGTGTAATTGTAAATAAATTTAGAGGTGATTTAACACTTTTTGATGAAGGAATAAGAATAATAGAAGAGGAGTTTAAAATTCCAGTTTTAGGAGTGTTGCCATATTTACCTTTTAATCTTGGATTTGAAGATAGTGCATCTTTAAAAAACTTTGTTCAACAACCACGAAATAAAAAACTTGATATTGCAGTGATTGCTTATCCATATATGAGTAATTACAACGATTTTGAGCCTTTGATTGCAGATGATGAGGTTTTTGTAGAGTTTGTTAGTTCAAATATTTCACTTGAAAAGTTTGATTTAGTGATTTTGCCAGGAAGTAAACTTGTAATCAAAGATTTAAAGTGGCTAAAAGAGAGTGGACTTTTTGAACAAATAAAAAACTACGAAAAAGATATTTGTGCCATTTGTGGTGGATATGAAATGATGTTTGAAAATCTTGAAGATAAATACTCTTTGGAAAATGAAGAAGCCATCAAAGAAGAGGGTTTTGCTTTAATTGATGATGTGATAACTTTTGAAAAAGAGAAAATCTTAGAGAAAAAAACTTATGACTTATTTGGTGAAAAAATAGAAGGTTTTGAAATACACCACGGAATGTGCCAAAATTATCCTTTATCTTTTGAAAAACAAAATTTCAAAGGAACTTTTGTACATCAAATTTTTGATAATAATGAGTTTAGAACAAAATATTTTAAATCAATAAAAGCTGATTATATAGGTTTTGACTTTCAAGAGTACAAAAAACAAACGGTAGACAATTT
- a CDS encoding sensor histidine kinase yields MKKFVNVFNLKYIYFIVFSSLIAWAFFAYFTMNTQIRNQEIYAKIINLSGKQRMLSQKTTLIAKRYFESKDENLKTHLKELINLMKEDYFHISNNLTSKEVWNIYFSQNDNLDKKVKNYFELVEQFYKSNDFNLLKEIEKDSFELLPLLDKAVYVFQKESDEKTAELLKREKFILFGTILTILLEALFIVIPSIRISAQKEKELNELNASLKTRIDEAIEENLEKEKIIQQQFHFSQMEEVIVNVSHQWRQPLSVISTIASSIKISNEELTDKIDIIMSKVDYLSNTINNFNEFIKIDEILENIKLHQIIEKTLFVLDSSLKTYNININKDFYKDEIFIVGNSTKLSQALLSIFNNSRDFLITNQIENKEIYIKTYVENSFIFIEIEDNAGGIKQENLKKVFDIYFTTKHQSQGTGLGLYITYHIIKKYFKGTVEAKNGQFGAKFIIKLPLK; encoded by the coding sequence ATGAAAAAATTTGTAAATGTTTTCAACCTTAAATATATTTACTTCATAGTATTTTCGAGTCTTATTGCTTGGGCATTTTTTGCCTATTTTACAATGAATACTCAAATTCGCAATCAAGAAATTTATGCCAAAATAATAAATCTTAGTGGAAAACAAAGAATGCTTTCCCAAAAAACTACACTTATAGCAAAAAGATATTTTGAATCAAAAGATGAAAATCTAAAAACTCATCTAAAAGAGTTAATCAACTTAATGAAAGAGGATTACTTTCATATCTCAAACAATCTAACTTCAAAGGAAGTTTGGAATATCTATTTTTCCCAAAATGATAATTTAGATAAAAAGGTAAAAAACTATTTTGAGTTGGTAGAACAATTTTATAAATCAAATGATTTTAATCTTTTAAAAGAGATTGAAAAAGACTCTTTTGAGTTATTACCTCTTTTAGATAAAGCTGTTTATGTTTTTCAAAAAGAGAGTGATGAAAAAACAGCAGAGTTGTTAAAAAGAGAAAAATTTATTCTATTTGGAACTATTTTAACAATTTTGCTTGAAGCCTTGTTTATCGTTATACCTTCTATTAGAATTAGTGCTCAAAAAGAAAAAGAGTTAAATGAACTAAATGCTTCTTTAAAAACAAGAATAGATGAAGCTATAGAAGAAAATTTAGAAAAAGAGAAAATAATCCAACAACAATTTCATTTTTCACAAATGGAAGAAGTAATCGTAAATGTTTCCCATCAATGGCGACAACCTTTATCAGTAATATCAACTATTGCAAGTAGTATAAAAATCTCAAATGAAGAACTAACAGATAAAATCGATATTATTATGTCAAAAGTGGATTATCTATCAAATACCATAAATAATTTTAATGAGTTTATAAAAATTGATGAAATTTTGGAAAATATAAAATTACATCAAATAATCGAAAAAACTCTTTTTGTTTTAGATTCGAGTTTAAAAACCTACAATATCAATATAAACAAAGATTTTTATAAAGATGAAATTTTTATAGTAGGAAATAGCACAAAATTATCCCAAGCACTACTAAGTATTTTTAATAATTCAAGGGATTTTCTAATCACTAATCAAATTGAAAATAAAGAGATTTATATAAAAACTTATGTGGAAAACTCTTTTATTTTTATAGAGATTGAAGATAATGCAGGTGGAATAAAACAAGAAAATCTAAAAAAAGTTTTTGATATATACTTTACAACAAAACACCAAAGTCAAGGAACTGGTCTTGGATTATATATCACTTACCATATAATCAAAAAATATTTTAAAGGAACAGTAGAAGCAAAAAATGGGCAATTTGGTGCAAAATTTATTATCAAATTGCCTTTGAAATAG
- a CDS encoding P-loop NTPase fold protein: protein MEKSNQQRLEEYLVGTNGYLKKDISNGKVIMFSGKWGSGKTFFWKELSNNEIIQYQEENQKAYVYCSLYGNTSIEKIEDNIYAQAYLCSVGGENIVLKGYKKAKDFGKRFGSFCSLFDVSKLVDGIDEIQQNNIKKSALLYLSNGGLICFDDFERKSKDIDLNDLFGLISHFAIDLDCKVVIILNDDVFEGEEKKIFSNVKEKSVSKFLKYEPTIKELFETIFSIGKYRVLDNYKDIILKTIKETEELNARIYIQVLDNLVEWIDKKQETDEDILRCLILVNINFILYHTTLCREKPKDEKKNFYIHYIGKLKDWEFDYFMINWFGMAGVDFDYTVDTMENAHVKHPENFEKYVIRLKNKKIYKKDISEEKANEIKKFIEDNLILFKSDYFANSLDISKNVNDKTFQKINNFIETGILI, encoded by the coding sequence ATGGAAAAATCAAATCAACAAAGATTAGAAGAGTATTTAGTTGGAACTAATGGTTATTTGAAAAAAGATATTTCAAACGGTAAAGTTATTATGTTTTCTGGAAAATGGGGAAGTGGTAAAACTTTTTTTTGGAAAGAATTAAGTAACAATGAAATAATACAATATCAAGAAGAAAATCAAAAAGCTTATGTTTATTGTAGTTTATATGGAAATACATCAATTGAAAAAATCGAAGATAATATTTATGCACAAGCTTATTTGTGTTCTGTTGGTGGAGAAAATATTGTTTTGAAAGGATACAAAAAAGCTAAAGATTTTGGAAAAAGATTTGGTAGTTTTTGTTCACTTTTTGATGTATCAAAATTAGTTGATGGCATAGATGAAATTCAACAAAATAATATCAAAAAAAGTGCTTTATTATATCTTTCAAATGGTGGATTAATCTGTTTTGATGATTTCGAAAGAAAATCAAAAGATATAGATTTAAATGACTTATTTGGTTTAATTTCACATTTTGCAATAGATTTAGATTGTAAAGTAGTGATTATTTTAAATGATGATGTTTTTGAAGGTGAAGAAAAAAAGATTTTTTCAAATGTAAAAGAAAAATCTGTATCTAAGTTTTTGAAATATGAACCAACTATAAAAGAACTTTTTGAAACTATTTTTAGTATTGGAAAATATAGAGTTTTAGATAACTATAAAGATATTATTTTAAAAACTATTAAAGAAACAGAAGAGTTAAATGCAAGAATTTATATTCAAGTTTTAGATAATTTAGTTGAGTGGATTGATAAAAAACAAGAAACAGATGAAGATATTTTAAGATGTTTGATTTTGGTGAATATTAATTTTATTTTATATCACACAACTTTATGTAGAGAAAAACCTAAAGATGAGAAAAAGAATTTTTATATACATTATATTGGAAAATTAAAAGATTGGGAATTTGACTATTTTATGATTAATTGGTTTGGAATGGCAGGAGTTGATTTCGATTATACTGTTGACACAATGGAAAATGCTCATGTAAAACATCCAGAAAATTTTGAAAAATATGTAATTAGATTAAAAAATAAGAAAATATATAAAAAAGATATCTCCGAAGAAAAAGCTAACGAAATAAAAAAATTCATAGAGGATAATTTAATACTATTCAAAAGTGATTATTTCGCAAATAGCCTAGATATTTCAAAAAATGTAAATGATAAAACTTTCCAAAAAATCAACAACTTTATAGAAACAGGAATATTAATCTAA
- a CDS encoding SDR family oxidoreductase, which produces MKNIIITGASHGIGRAIAKSLRKKYHVINIDIVENKMEKVDFYKCDLSDKSQLLKTIEKIKTNIDSLDVLINNAAIFSSKILEKQTFEEWENIINTNLTAPYILSKEFASFLKTSKGHIINISSTRALMSEVGTEAYSASKGGISSLTHALSMSLSPEVKVNSITPGWINTNEEYIPTKNDNLQHPSGRVGTPDDVVDVVKFLLKNKGFITGSDFVVDGGMTKKMIYV; this is translated from the coding sequence ATGAAAAACATTATAATAACTGGTGCATCACATGGTATTGGACGAGCAATAGCAAAAAGTTTAAGAAAAAAATATCATGTTATAAATATAGATATTGTTGAAAACAAAATGGAAAAAGTTGATTTTTATAAATGTGATTTATCTGATAAAAGTCAGCTTTTAAAAACAATTGAAAAAATAAAAACAAATATTGATTCACTTGATGTACTTATTAATAATGCAGCGATTTTCTCTTCAAAAATTTTAGAAAAACAGACTTTTGAAGAGTGGGAAAATATAATAAATACAAACCTAACTGCTCCATATATTCTCTCTAAAGAGTTTGCAAGTTTTTTAAAAACTTCAAAAGGTCATATTATAAATATCTCTTCAACAAGAGCTTTGATGAGTGAAGTTGGAACGGAAGCTTATAGTGCTTCAAAAGGTGGAATTAGCTCTTTAACTCACGCTCTTTCTATGTCATTAAGTCCTGAAGTAAAAGTAAACTCAATAACTCCTGGTTGGATAAATACAAATGAAGAGTATATTCCAACAAAAAATGACAATCTTCAACATCCAAGTGGAAGAGTTGGAACTCCTGATGATGTGGTTGATGTTGTTAAATTTTTACTAAAAAATAAAGGTTTTATAACAGGAAGTGATTTTGTAGTTGATGGTGGAATGACTAAAAAAATGATTTATGTTTAG
- a CDS encoding aminotransferase class I/II-fold pyridoxal phosphate-dependent enzyme, with translation MKTFEHGGQIEKFAFDLGCSVTEIIDLSSNINFVKPQINIDFNTLDISSYPTYDKLYEKIAFNYGVETSQIELFNGGSSAIFTLFKHLNLNSCTIYSPAYLEYKKAALNFEYELHTIDRFENIKEDVKENSLVIFVNPSTPDGKYYDLEELMEFWIKKSCTILIDESFLDFCDKPSAIKYLETYDKLYILKSMTKFYSSAGIRVGTIVSTKENIKKLKEFEPMWKLSQFDSNYLQAALEDKLFKSISKAINIKNKIELENILKNSTLVEEIFESSANYVLVKLKNLSAKKFQELLKPYKIMVRDCSNFDYLNSSHVRIAVKSSNANETLQKALNEIC, from the coding sequence ATGAAAACATTTGAACATGGTGGACAAATAGAAAAATTTGCCTTTGATTTAGGTTGTAGTGTGACTGAAATAATTGATTTATCTTCAAATATAAATTTTGTAAAACCTCAAATTAATATTGATTTTAACACTTTAGATATTTCATCATATCCAACTTATGATAAGTTATATGAAAAAATAGCTTTTAATTATGGAGTTGAAACTTCTCAGATAGAACTTTTTAATGGTGGAAGTTCTGCTATTTTTACTCTATTTAAACATCTAAATCTAAACTCTTGCACTATTTATTCACCTGCATATTTAGAGTATAAAAAAGCTGCTTTAAATTTTGAATATGAACTTCATACAATAGATAGATTTGAAAATATAAAAGAAGATGTAAAAGAGAACTCTTTAGTGATTTTTGTAAATCCTTCAACACCTGATGGAAAATATTATGATTTAGAAGAGTTGATGGAATTTTGGATAAAAAAATCTTGTACGATTTTGATAGATGAGAGTTTTTTAGATTTTTGTGATAAACCAAGTGCTATAAAATACCTAGAAACTTACGATAAATTGTATATTCTAAAATCAATGACAAAGTTTTATTCAAGTGCTGGAATACGAGTTGGAACAATAGTTTCTACAAAAGAGAACATAAAAAAACTAAAAGAGTTTGAACCTATGTGGAAATTATCACAGTTTGATTCAAATTATTTACAAGCAGCACTTGAAGATAAACTTTTTAAATCAATTTCAAAAGCTATAAATATTAAAAATAAAATAGAGTTAGAAAATATTTTAAAAAACTCAACTTTAGTGGAAGAGATTTTTGAAAGTAGTGCAAACTATGTTTTAGTAAAACTAAAAAATCTAAGTGCAAAAAAGTTTCAAGAGTTATTAAAACCATATAAAATTATGGTTAGGGATTGTTCAAATTTTGATTATTTAAACTCTTCACATGTAAGAATTGCAGTGAAAAGTTCAAATGCAAATGAAACTTTACAAAAGGCATTAAACGAGATATGTTAA
- a CDS encoding adenosylcobinamide-GDP ribazoletransferase: MKQISNAFFFALSYFTIIPVFVKNMEINNETYKYTLVLLPLVGAILSSLVIGLNFGLNEFFNPLYSAFVCAVVYLALYGFIHTEAIIDVVDAWFASYSGKDAYKIMKESTIGAIGALYGVAFVLLKVGILTYVLYEKQYVLFLIVCILSRLNLIYLLGYFKFSKDSFLSLAFANSGIFQLKIFAFIYVIFAFFIGSNVLVLFVLSLASFYIILKILNNKFGFVNGDCLGFTLEHTELILLNIGLAIIL; this comes from the coding sequence ATGAAACAAATATCAAACGCTTTTTTCTTTGCACTTTCTTATTTTACTATAATTCCAGTATTTGTTAAAAACATGGAAATAAACAATGAAACTTACAAATATACTTTAGTTTTATTGCCACTTGTTGGAGCTATTTTATCTTCACTTGTAATTGGATTAAATTTTGGTTTAAATGAATTTTTTAATCCTTTATATTCTGCTTTTGTTTGCGCAGTTGTATATCTAGCACTTTATGGATTTATTCATACAGAAGCAATAATAGATGTGGTTGATGCTTGGTTTGCTTCATATAGTGGAAAAGATGCTTATAAAATCATGAAAGAATCAACTATTGGAGCAATTGGTGCTTTATATGGTGTGGCTTTTGTTTTATTAAAAGTAGGAATACTCACTTATGTTTTATATGAAAAACAATATGTTTTATTTTTGATTGTTTGCATTCTTTCAAGACTAAATTTGATTTATTTGCTTGGATATTTTAAATTTAGTAAAGATAGTTTTTTATCTTTGGCTTTTGCAAACTCTGGGATTTTTCAACTAAAAATTTTTGCTTTCATTTATGTGATTTTTGCATTTTTTATTGGCTCAAATGTTTTGGTTTTATTTGTTTTAAGTTTAGCTAGTTTTTATATTATTCTAAAAATCTTAAACAATAAATTCGGTTTTGTAAATGGTGATTGTTTAGGTTTTACCCTTGAACACACAGAATTAATACTTTTAAATATAGGACTAGCGATAATATTATGA
- a CDS encoding bifunctional adenosylcobinamide kinase/adenosylcobinamide-phosphate guanylyltransferase has product MKIFYFGGQKSGKTKAGIKKALELSTNEKPYYVATYDNSFGDDSMQNRIDKHILERKEDFITIEEPKDLTKIVEVNKTYLIDCVSMWLFNNLEEKEETLKTQLQKICQIETNIIFILNDVSCGIIPFDKESRRFVDFSGLIGQELAKLCDEVYEVKYGIERRLK; this is encoded by the coding sequence ATGAAAATATTTTATTTTGGTGGGCAAAAATCAGGAAAAACAAAAGCTGGAATTAAAAAAGCTTTAGAATTATCAACAAATGAAAAACCATATTATGTGGCAACTTATGATAACTCTTTTGGGGATGATTCTATGCAAAATAGAATAGATAAACATATTTTAGAGAGAAAAGAAGATTTTATCACTATTGAAGAGCCAAAAGATTTAACGAAAATTGTTGAAGTTAATAAAACATATTTGATAGATTGTGTTTCTATGTGGCTTTTTAACAATCTTGAAGAGAAAGAAGAGACTCTAAAAACACAGCTTCAAAAGATTTGCCAAATAGAAACAAATATCATTTTTATTTTAAATGATGTCTCTTGTGGAATAATTCCATTTGATAAAGAGTCACGAAGATTTGTAGATTTTTCAGGTCTAATTGGACAAGAGTTAGCAAAACTTTGTGATGAGGTTTATGAGGTGAAATATGGAATTGAAAGAAGATTAAAATGA
- a CDS encoding MarC family protein, with protein MDLFISTFLKMFFIMAPFFALTVFLTVTQEASAKQKKALAIKVTISVIITSMILLFFGKHIFTIFGITLDAFRIGAGALLFLTAIELVKGSKDSAKVGDKDVLQLAVVPLSIPVIVGPGTIGILLVMGATFEDTSSMLTGSLALISAVLVIGFMLYSSSIFERMMGKQGLLVISKITGLILAALSAQIVFTGIKNFLEL; from the coding sequence ATGGATTTATTTATTTCAACATTTTTAAAAATGTTTTTTATTATGGCACCTTTTTTTGCTTTGACAGTATTTTTAACTGTAACTCAAGAAGCAAGTGCAAAACAAAAAAAGGCTTTGGCTATTAAGGTTACCATTTCGGTAATCATTACAAGTATGATATTGTTATTTTTTGGAAAACATATATTTACAATCTTTGGAATTACCCTTGATGCCTTTAGAATAGGAGCAGGAGCTTTACTATTTTTAACAGCTATTGAGTTGGTAAAAGGAAGTAAAGATAGTGCAAAAGTTGGAGATAAAGATGTCCTTCAATTAGCTGTTGTACCTTTATCAATTCCTGTTATTGTAGGACCTGGAACAATAGGTATTTTACTTGTTATGGGTGCCACTTTTGAAGATACTTCTTCTATGTTAACTGGAAGTTTAGCTTTGATTAGTGCTGTTTTAGTAATAGGTTTTATGCTTTATAGTTCAAGTATATTTGAAAGAATGATGGGAAAACAAGGACTTTTAGTTATTTCAAAAATCACAGGTTTGATTTTGGCTGCTTTATCTGCTCAGATTGTATTTACTGGTATTAAAAACTTTTTGGAACTTTGA
- a CDS encoding GDSL-type esterase/lipase family protein, giving the protein MKKILILFFGSMIMLQAWQIQDDPYYKHRKSQFEMLKNSDKYETMMLGDSITDEGLWDELLENNKVQNRGISGDTTSGVLDRLDSINKSIKQVFIMIGVNDIMRGKEVDEIYNNYMKIIKTFKDKNIKVYIQSTLFIGEKRMENFNPKVEELNKRLEKYANENQITFINLNPIFAPQKVLKKEFTSDDLHLNGSAYKLWANEIKKYF; this is encoded by the coding sequence ATGAAAAAGATTTTGATATTGTTTTTTGGAAGTATGATTATGTTACAAGCTTGGCAAATACAAGATGACCCATATTATAAACATAGAAAGAGCCAATTTGAGATGTTGAAAAATAGTGATAAATATGAAACTATGATGTTAGGTGATTCAATAACAGACGAAGGTTTATGGGATGAACTTTTAGAAAATAACAAAGTTCAAAATAGAGGAATTAGTGGAGATACTACAAGTGGAGTATTGGATAGATTAGATAGTATAAATAAAAGTATAAAACAAGTTTTTATAATGATTGGTGTAAATGATATTATGCGAGGAAAAGAAGTTGATGAAATTTATAACAATTATATGAAAATAATTAAAACTTTTAAAGATAAAAATATAAAAGTTTATATTCAATCAACACTTTTTATTGGTGAAAAAAGAATGGAAAATTTTAACCCAAAAGTTGAAGAGTTAAATAAAAGATTAGAAAAATATGCAAATGAAAATCAAATCACATTTATAAATCTAAATCCAATTTTTGCACCACAAAAAGTATTAAAAAAAGAGTTTACATCAGATGATTTACATCTAAATGGAAGTGCCTATAAACTTTGGGCAAATGAGATTAAAAAATATTTTTAA
- the cobT gene encoding nicotinate mononucleotide-dependent phosphoribosyltransferase CobT — MNFETILGKVDFLEFLRGKKATFLLSCSVTKTCEIPNISQAGIPGKLYLTPTLDAEFLCTKEVRSLPDIAQTPKGVPTPALITRAIHELNPYSNIEILNLGLEVIPQINYFKIHNFDIKPSESITAGAKIEAMEIFQKGLEFGQNYQTKDEYVILAETIPAGTTTANATAKALGYECDGYFSSSFKNNPSDIKNETIKKALDTIDKNDDIFEKLSKVSDNMIIFNAGFILGSRVNELKVILAGGTQMASVLLVVNSILKSMDGEIDSSNLALCTTKWISKDENSNIKAILEQLDFPINTYASEFDFSLSNHPALKLYDEGEAKEGVGCGAALCYATINGLTKEQITNKIESFLG; from the coding sequence ATGAATTTTGAAACAATTTTAGGAAAAGTAGATTTTTTAGAATTTTTGAGGGGTAAAAAAGCAACTTTTTTACTTAGTTGCAGTGTTACAAAAACATGTGAAATTCCAAACATTTCACAAGCTGGAATCCCTGGAAAACTTTATCTTACACCAACTCTTGATGCTGAGTTTTTATGCACAAAAGAAGTACGTTCACTTCCTGATATTGCACAAACTCCAAAGGGTGTTCCAACACCTGCACTTATAACAAGAGCAATCCATGAGTTAAATCCATATTCAAATATAGAGATTTTAAATTTAGGATTGGAGGTAATTCCTCAAATTAATTATTTTAAAATTCATAATTTTGATATAAAACCAAGTGAATCAATTACAGCTGGTGCAAAAATAGAAGCTATGGAAATATTTCAAAAAGGTTTAGAGTTTGGACAAAATTATCAAACAAAAGATGAATATGTGATTTTAGCTGAAACAATTCCAGCAGGAACTACAACAGCAAATGCAACTGCAAAAGCTCTTGGTTATGAATGTGATGGATATTTTTCAAGTTCATTTAAAAATAATCCAAGTGATATAAAAAATGAAACTATAAAAAAAGCACTTGATACTATAGATAAAAATGATGATATTTTTGAAAAATTATCAAAAGTTAGTGATAATATGATTATTTTTAATGCGGGATTTATACTTGGAAGTAGGGTAAATGAGTTAAAAGTTATTCTTGCTGGTGGAACTCAAATGGCATCAGTTTTACTTGTGGTAAATTCTATTTTAAAAAGTATGGATGGAGAGATAGATTCTTCAAATCTTGCCCTTTGTACAACTAAATGGATAAGTAAAGATGAAAATTCAAATATTAAAGCAATTTTAGAACAACTTGATTTTCCTATTAATACATATGCAAGTGAGTTTGATTTTTCTTTATCAAATCATCCTGCACTTAAACTTTATGATGAAGGTGAAGCAAAAGAGGGAGTTGGTTGTGGAGCAGCTTTATGTTATGCCACTATAAATGGTTTAACAAAAGAGCAAATTACAAATAAAATAGAGAGTTTTTTAGGATAA
- a CDS encoding anion permease, with amino-acid sequence MSNQMLKMIAPLAVLVIFWFIPAPEGLSANAWHFLAVFFAVVVGLILEPVPAALVGFTGISFVALIGLVGNPKESITWALSGFSNSVIWLIFAAFMFARGYEKTGLGKRVSLIMVKFMGKSSLGLGYAVAFSDLILAPFMPSNTARSGGSVYPVAINIPHIFDSYPDKDPRKLGAYISWVAIATTCVTSSMFLTALAPNLLAVDLIGKSTGHVISWGEWAGVMLPLMIPLFLLTPWLTYVIYPPTQKKSPEAPAWASEELKKLGPVTFKEYLMASLATIALVLWIFGKEFGVDSTTVAISIVAIMVLANVITWDDLLSNKAAFNVLIWFSTLVAMAAGLKKVGILDWIGANTQTMLSGMNSTTLIIALVILFFLLHYFFASVTAHVTALIPVFMTIAATLLPPEQIIPFTVILAGSLGVMGIITPYGTGPSPIWYGAGYISQARWWALGAIFGALYLAVIVVGAFIFI; translated from the coding sequence ATGTCAAATCAAATGTTAAAAATGATTGCACCACTTGCAGTCTTAGTCATTTTCTGGTTCATTCCTGCACCAGAAGGTTTGTCAGCTAACGCATGGCATTTTTTAGCAGTATTTTTTGCTGTTGTTGTAGGGCTTATTCTTGAGCCTGTTCCTGCTGCGCTTGTAGGTTTTACAGGTATTTCATTTGTTGCACTAATAGGATTAGTTGGAAATCCTAAAGAGAGTATCACTTGGGCACTTTCAGGATTTTCAAATAGTGTTATTTGGTTAATCTTTGCAGCATTTATGTTTGCGAGAGGTTACGAAAAAACAGGACTTGGGAAAAGAGTTTCTTTAATCATGGTTAAATTTATGGGGAAAAGCTCATTAGGTCTTGGATATGCTGTTGCATTTTCTGACTTAATTTTAGCACCATTTATGCCATCAAACACTGCAAGAAGTGGTGGTTCTGTTTATCCTGTTGCTATTAATATTCCACATATTTTCGACTCATATCCTGACAAGGATCCAAGAAAATTAGGTGCATATATCTCTTGGGTTGCAATTGCAACTACTTGTGTTACAAGTTCTATGTTCCTAACAGCTCTTGCTCCAAATCTATTAGCAGTTGATTTAATTGGAAAAAGTACAGGTCATGTTATTAGTTGGGGAGAATGGGCAGGAGTAATGTTACCATTAATGATTCCATTATTTTTATTAACTCCTTGGTTAACTTATGTAATCTATCCACCAACACAAAAAAAATCTCCAGAAGCTCCAGCTTGGGCTAGTGAAGAGTTAAAAAAACTAGGACCTGTTACTTTTAAAGAGTATTTAATGGCATCTTTAGCAACAATTGCTCTTGTTTTATGGATTTTTGGAAAAGAGTTTGGTGTTGATTCTACAACTGTTGCCATCTCTATTGTTGCAATTATGGTTTTAGCAAATGTTATTACATGGGATGACTTACTTTCAAATAAAGCTGCATTTAATGTACTTATTTGGTTCTCAACTTTAGTTGCAATGGCAGCTGGACTTAAAAAAGTAGGTATTTTAGACTGGATTGGAGCAAATACTCAAACTATGTTGTCAGGAATGAATTCAACAACTCTGATAATAGCATTAGTAATATTATTCTTTTTATTACACTATTTCTTTGCAAGTGTTACTGCTCATGTTACAGCTTTAATTCCTGTATTTATGACTATTGCAGCAACACTGTTACCACCAGAACAAATAATTCCATTTACAGTTATTTTAGCTGGAAGTTTAGGGGTTATGGGAATTATCACTCCATATGGAACTGGACCTTCTCCTATTTGGTATGGTGCTGGATATATCTCTCAAGCAAGATGGTGGGCATTAGGTGCAATTTTTGGAGCACTTTATCTTGCCGTTATTGTTGTTGGAGCATTTATATTTATCTAA